TCGTCGAGATGTCATACCCGCACTGCGGGCAGTTCGATAGCTGTGGCATTGTATCATGAAGAGATATCTGGTCATTGATTTGCATCAGAACTTCCCATGCCAAAGTATCTCCACGCGTTAGTCAACCCTTTGTGCGGCTGATTTGCGAAGATCGTGCATTTTGAGAGCAATAAAGATTAAAAGCCATGTTCCAGCGATGAAAACGAGCATGAACATTCCATCCAGGATACTGCGTTTTAGCATCGACTTTGCTTCGGTGGGAACATCTGAAAGCAACATGGATGACGGATAGCGCGTCTCTTCGCCACGCTCCAGTTGCTGTTGATGGCGATATAGAGAGTGGACTGCTGCCAACATGAAGGTCATCCACAGCGTCATGATGCAGTGAAGAAAGAAAAAATGCCAGCGAACGCGTCTTCTCCGCCTGTATGGCTCTGTCAGAACGTGGCCACATTCGGGGCATGTCCCTGTGGTAATAGCAGCAACGTCATACCCGCACTGCGGGCACACGTCGGGGTGCGTTCCATCCGGGGCTGATTTCGTGCGGGCATCCATCTGACTCGTGGTATTCTACACCAAAATCACTGGCTGCTTTCGCACGGGGACGTGACTCACGACGTACCGTCTTTGGACCGATACTGTCAGTGCCACGAGGAGCTGCGCATGACCGAATCCGACCATCCACGCACAGTCCAGGACCTTGCCAGCGCGATCGAGTCGTTCGCGCCGTTGTCGCTCGCAGCGGACTGGGACAATGTCGGTGTGATCATCGGGTCAGCACGCCGTGCGCTCGATGGCCCTGTGCTTATGACGATTGATCTGACCGAGCGCGTGCTCGCTGAAGCTGTCAAAGCGCGTGCATCGTGCATCATCGCGTACCACCCGCCGATCTTCCACGCGACCAAACGCCTGACCGACGAAGAACCACGCCAGCGAATTGTGCTCCGTGCAATTCAGGCGGGGCTCACCGTGTACTCGCCGCACTCGGCGCTCGATGCTGCGCCAGGCGGCATGACGGACTGGCTGTGCGAGGGTGTATCTGGATCGGATGAGCAGGGCAGAATCATGGGGGATGTGCGCGCGCTCGAGCCGTACGGCGAAGCGCCGGAAACCCAGCAGGTGAAAGTTATCACATTTGTGCCGCAGAGCGAAGCGGATCAGGTGCGTGCAGCGCTCGCATCAGCTGGTGCTGGCATCATTGGAAAGTACACGGTGTGCAGCTTCAACACGACCGGCATGGGCACGTTCCTCGCGGGCGATGGTGCGAACCCGACCGTCGGCGAGGTCGGAAATCTTGAGACAGTGCCCGAAGTAAAGATCGAGATGGTCTGTTCGCGCGCTGCGCTCCCGGTCGCGCTCGAGATCCTGCGCCAGTTCCATCCGTACGAGGAGCCGCCGATCGACATTGTTGAGTTGCTCCCGCGTCCCACGCGCTCGACGGGGCATGGCCGGCGTATCACGCTCGATCAGCCGGCAACACTTGCAGAAGTTGCGGTGCGTTTGAAGCGGTTTCTCGGTGTATCCATGGTGAAGGTCGCGTGCGCGAACCCGGATGATCGCGAGGGTACGAAAACGCGGGTCAATCGCATCGGTGTGTGCCCAGGCGCAGGCGCTGATCTTGTTGGCGATGCGCTCCGCGAGAAGTGCGAGCTGTTTGTAACGGGCGAGATGCGATACCACGAGGTGATCGACTGTCTGAACAAGGGGATGAGCGTGATGCTCGCGGGCCACACGAATACCGAGCGCGGGTATCTTGTGCGTCTCGCAGACAGACTCGCAGCGATGCTGCCGGATGTGCCGTTTCGTGTGGCAAAGTCAGACATCACGCCGGTTGTACCGCACTGATCTAGCACAATGTTATCACTGAAACATAAAGCCCGGAGACTGCAGTTCCTGGATGTTATTACGTGTCACACACGGCTTATCGAAACCCGTGGAACCCATATGCTTTGAACGGTGTTCTGCCCTTCTTGTGCTCGCCCTTGAACTGCTCGATGGGAACAACAATCTCGAACGCGTACTCGTACTGTTCCTGTGTTTCGGGCGAGCCGCCGAGGACGATCGCGGGCCTGCCGAGCAGTCGCTCGATGACGTCGGGATTGTCGAGGTTTGTCTCGTCCCACAGGTCGTACTGCGTTCGTCTGCCCGCCATCTTGCTTGAGGCGCAGTACACGGTCGGCTGGCTGGGCAGATAAAACGCCATCTGGCTCGCGCGCCCGTAGTGCTGCGCAAGGAAGAACGGCTCCTGCCCGGTCTCTGTCCGTAGTTCATCGAGCGCCTGCTGCACTTCTTTCGCGTAGACATCCGCGTTCATGGCGCGTCCCAGTGGGATCCACGCCATGCCAGGAAGCTTTGCAATCAGATCAAGCCTCAGCATGCCGATGCCCGAGACGATGCCGACAACGATCGTGATTGCATAGGCAGCGTGCCTGTGGAACTCCGGCTTCCATTGCTTCATGCGCCCGTGAGATGATGCATTCGCACTGATTCGCTGCGCAAGCTTCCTCTTCGCATCGGCAACACCCCATGCGCCGATCGCGATCAGGCTGATCCACCCTGCGATCGGCCAGTTGCCTTCAGCACGCGTCACGAATGTCACACCAAGGTACAGCACAAACACGGGCAAGCCTGCGAGCAGCAGGAACCAGCATCCCGTCTTTGCGAGCGTGTCTGAGAGCAGATTCCTTCTGCGCAGGAATGTGAACGCGCCGTAGACTGCAACTATAAAAACACCACCGAGCAGCGCCACCTGCATGCCGACGAGTTCGAGCGTCCACATCGGTGAGTAAGCTGTCTTTGGCGCGGATGATCGAGATGTTGTGTGTATGTCACCGCCGAGTGATTCGCCGACCGACCCAAGGTGTCCGAGCAGGTGGCGCAGCGTGTCCCAGTCATGCTGGGCGTTCCAGATGACCATTGGTGCAAATGAGACGAGAACAACTGTCACGCACGACGCAGCCCATCGCTGCCACGTTGGCGCAAGATCGAATGTCCTTGTGTTACGATTGCGCTTTCTCAGCAGCGCAAACAGAGCAAAGAGTGCAAGCCCGGGCAGGATCAGCAGCATCGTGTGCTTGATGAGTGTGCCGAAGCCGATCGCAGCACCAAGTCCGATCCACGACCATCGACCTTTCTCACACAGCGACATCCATGCGAAGAGCAGCGCAAGGGCCCAGCATGCAAGGAATGGACCATCGATCGTCATTAGGAGAGCACTTGCCTGAAATGCAGGAGTGAACAGCACAAGCACAGCTGCGATAATGCCCGCGTGTGCGTTCCGTGTAGTGCGCAGTGCGAGCAGCCCGACTGCAATGACGAGCACGCTCCCAAAGATGGCAGCGGGAGCACGTACGGCGAGTTCTGTTTTTTCCATCCCGAAGAGGTGAAAGAACTCGGTGGATGCGCGAATAAGCACGGCGATTCCAGGCCCCTTGGAGTAGTAGCTCCAGTCAAGCCTGCGAGACCATTCCCAGTAATGTGCCTCGTCCTCAATGAGTGTGTACGGGCAGAGAAACGCGAGATAGATCAGACGCGCAAGACATGCGACGACAGCGATCAGCACAATGGTGCGCACAGCACGGGATATGGCCTGCGTGTGGTCCACGTCTGTCATTGGGCTCGCACGGTCAGAAGTGAGCCGATGGTGTATGCGAGCAATCCCGCAACACCGCCCCACAGAAGAAGGAGTCCAGCCGTACCGGTCTGGTGTGTCATCTGTTGTCCAGCGCTGATGGTGACCACCGCGATGACCGCTGGGAAGAAACTCCACAGGTACACAACGAGCGGGAGTTTCTCTTTTAGTCGCAGGGCTAGTGCTGCGCCTGCGAGCACCATCACGAGACATGCGGCCGCATACGCAATGCGTTCGTGCTGCTTGGAGAAGATCTCACGATTCAGATCTGTGATACGGCGTTTCAGTTCCTTGGTCGGCGGGATCAGGAATGAGTCCGGTGGATCAGCATTGATGCGGGGATCTGCCTTTGCGATAAGCTCGAAAGCAGTACTGTCAAGAAGTCCGGGGACAGGATCCTCCTTCGGACGCAATCCATCGATGACGAGCTGCAGCATGCGTGCGCCGGGCAGGCCTGCGTCCTCGGTCACCTGATAATCGTCAAGACCCAGCTTGAGTGTCATGTTCCGCTGGTTGACATCCGCGTTGCCAAAGTCGGCCTCCAACCATGCGTTCTTTGTGAGCATTTTGATTGGGGACTCATCGCCATCGACGCGCTCGATGCCGATCTCCGATTCGCCTCGAGGTGGAATGATGCGGTAGCGCATATGCTCCTGATCCCACTGGATGCGCTGTGCATGAATTGTGACCGTCGTTGTCTGTGATCGAAATCCTTCAGACGAGGCCTTGAGCACTGCCTGCCCGGTCTTTTTCAGATCGTCGGCAATTTGCATCTCAACTTCACGCCAGCCGAGGTGGTACGCGAGATCGCGTGACCGCTGGCGGATGAAGTTCATCTTGTCGGGTTGATCGCGGAGATGGTTTAACTCGGTATATGTCAGGAACTTCGGATCGTCCGTGCTCGCGACGGGGATGAACTCGACAACACGGTCCAGCTGCGCCGGCTTCAGCCCGAAGAAGTTATCCCGGTACACCATCGCGTCATCAAGCGAGAACGCAACAACTGATCCCTGCCTGCCGGAACTGTCCTCCTGGTCGGTGTCGATCTCAACAACCGCAGCACGCGCGGAAACATCGGTGCGCACATTGCCCTCGGAGTTGAGCACAAGTGCAACAACACCGAAGAGTTGCAGCCTCACATCAGGATCATCTTCGCCGCTCCCAGTTGGGAGCCTGCGCACCTGATCTGCATACAGCCGCAGCTTGCCGAACTCAATGCCTTCACCCTGCTCGACCGCGTTCTGGATGACCGATGCGACCTGCGACTGTGCCATGCGTTCCATCGTCAGCAGAAACCGAGGGATGATGGACTGGATGAGCACAGTCAGCACGATCATGAGCGCAGCACCGGTGACAAGCGCAGGCACAAGTATCATGCGCCGGCTCATTCCTCCGGCATAACACGCCAGCACTTCGTTGTCCTGACTCATGCGGTAGTAGACCATCGTCGCGGCAAACCCAGCAGCAAACGGGAGCGCGTATTGCAGCATGGGCACCGATGCCAGCAGCATGAACTTCACAGTGTCAACCGGACCGAGTTTACCATCGGCAAAGAACTTGGCTGTGATAGCAAACGCCACAATGGCGACCAGCACCAGCGACGTGATGAGCGTGGCCCGTCCGAGTTCGATAAACAGTTGCCGCCACAGCGTCCACGGGATACGCCAGCCGGATCTTGGCTTGGATTGCAAGGTTGCGCTCGAAGTCATGGCGTCAGGAGGATATTCGGCCGACCGGCATCATGCGAGATATCCGGGCTATCACACCCTCCCGACACCCGAACGAACCTGCTATTGGTACAAATAACCAAACATTCACGGGCACAGAGGGGATCCGATCCGTTGATCTGACGATATAATCAAGCCGCGCTATGCGCCGTCGGCACCCAACTGTGGGCGAGCCGATGGCGACTCGGAGGATTGTGCAGCCGGACTTCAGGCTGCCCGTTGCGATTGATGGATGAGCCCCCAAGTACAACCGAACCTCCGTCTGAACCGGCCGAACCCCGACCTTCCGGGCGCCACACTGGCGCGGCTGCGAACGCACACAAAGGAAGCCCATCCGGGGCGGCGATAGAACTCGCCGATCCGCACGGTCTTCTCGACGCTGCTCAGCGCGAAGAACTTTCCAGGATGTGCGCATGCGCTCTTGAGGTGCTGAACACAACCGGCTCTGTTCGTGCAAAGCTGGTGGCTGATACCGAGATGGCCGCTGCACACGAGCAGTACTCGAATGTCCCCGGCACGACAGACGTCCTGACCTTCGACATGAGCGAGAACGACAACGGTGCGTGCGATCTTGATGTTGATCTGCTGATCTGTGTTGATGAGGCCTGCAGACAGGTTGCTCAGCGTGGACATCCCGTGACCCACGAACTCACACTGTACATAGTGCACGGTGTGCTGCACTGTCTTGGGTTTGACGACCACACTGACGAGGATGCGCGTGCGATCCACGCAGAAGAGGATCGTGTGCTGTCTGCGATTGGAATTGGTCGCGTGTACTCAGGTGAACGCGAGGGAGCGGGCGCATGACGCTGAACTCCCCGTACACCATCTGGCTTGCGATTGTGTGTGTTATTGCCGGTTCTGTGCTGGCGATGCTGCAGTTGTCTGTTCGTGAGGTTGTGCGTTCGACGCTGGAAGCTCGAGCGCAGGTGCGCAACAAGCCACATAAAACAAAGCTCATCGGAAAGATTCTCGATACCACGGACGAGCACTCAGCCGCGCTGGGTTTGCCGCGCGTGCTGATGAACCTGTTTGCGACGATTCTCTTTGTCGGCTGGGTCTGGCACATGCGGGGCGTTGCTGCGCCGGGTTGGACCGAGCTTCTGCTGGGGCTCTTACTCTCGTCGTTCTTTGTGTGGGTGCTCGGCACGGTGATCCCGATCGCGGTGGCGGAACACGCTGCGGAAGTTGTCGTGTATTCGTTCTCGCCGTTGATCCGTGCGTGCGCCATCGTGTTCTGGCCGCTCACGCATGTGTCAGCGATCCTCAATGAGATCGTGCGCAGACTCGCGGGCCGTCACGAGGCAGACGAGCAGGAGCTGCGTGATGCAGAGGTACTTTCTGTGCTCGAAGACGGCGAGCGTGATGGCGCGTACGACGAGGACGAACGCGACATGATCGAGGCTGTGCTCGAGTTCAAAGCGACCACCGTCGAGTCCATCATGACGCCGCGAACCGAGATAGAAGCGATCGAGCTGACCGATGATCTCGGCGAGATCACGCGTATCGCGCGCGAGAAGCACCACTCACGCATCCCGGTGTACGAGGGCGATCTCGACCATATCGTGGGCATCTTCTATGTGAAGGATCTGCTGCACTGGCTTGCCGATGCTGGCCCGCTTGGGCGACACTCCGGCTCACCTTCGCATCCCTTCGCGCTCAAGGACATCCTGCGTCCCGCGGTGTTCGTGCCGGAAACAAAGACCATCCGTGAACTGCTCGCCGAACTGCTCGCGTCTCGCGTGCATATCGCGATGATCGCAGACGAGTATGGCGGCACGTCCGGGCTTGTCACGATCGAGGACATCATCGAGGAGATCTTCGGCGAGATACAGGACGAGTACGAGGAGCCGGAACCAGACGAGATGTACGTGGATGTTGATCTGTCTCGTGGTGTTGCCGAGATCGACGCGCGCGAGGAGGTCGACGATGCCAACGACGAACTCGAGCCGCTCGGCGTCGCGCTCCCCGAGTCGGACGATTACGACACAGTGGGCGGGTTCGTGATGACCACGCTCGGACGCATCCCCGCGGTGGGAGAGTCCTTCCAGTTCGAGAAGCTGCACATCACGATTATCGAGGCAGAGCCCACCCGCGTCGGGCGCGTCCGTATCGAGCTGAAAGAGCCGGAGCAAGCAGTTGCAGCGAAATAGTGTTTGTGCTCACCGAAACATGTTGTACTTCACAATGCACCACATCGCGCGGAACCCGTCGCGCCAGGTGATCTTCTTGCCCTCTGCGTAGGTTCTGCCCGCGTAGCTCACGGGCACCTCGAAGATGCGTGCGTGGCGTGTCTGGAGCGACTTTGCATCGCGAACAACCTGAGGTGTATCGGGAAGGTCATCCTGCAGCGCTGTGGGCAGTCGCATGCGAGCGAGCTTTGCGACAAACTCCGGCTCAATGCCAAACCGATTTTCCTGCGTATCAAGCAGCGTCAACACATCGCGCGAGAACGCCTTGAAGCAGCACTCCACGTCCGTCAGGTTCAGGTTGGTGAGCATGTTCGAGAACGTGGTGATGACACGGTTGCCCACAGCGTGCCAGTAGTACAGCACGCGGTGTGTGCCGCCGATGAACCGGGACCCGATCACTGCGTCTGCCTTGCCCTGCAGGATCGGCGCGAGGACGATCTCGTGCTCTGCGGGGTCGTATTCAAGATCGGCATCCTGCACGATCGCAACATCGGCACCCAGTTCGAGCGCTGCAATGAATCCTGTACGCAGCGCAGCACCCTTGCCCTGGTTCCGTGTGTGCCGTCTGACGTGCACATCCTTCTGTTCGCCGAGCGTGTCGATGATGTTGCTGGTGCCATCAACTGATGCGTCATCAACCAGAACAATCATGCGCTGAATACGTGTCCTGATAGCCGGGGCATCTGGATCCGATTGAATCCTCTGCGGCTCGTACGGTGGCAGCACCTCCTGCACACGCGCGACAAGCGCTGCGACCGTGTCACGTTCGTTATAGACAGGAATGACAACCGCGAGTTTCACACGCAAGCGTAGACTCGCTGGACTACGCGGCGCGCTCGACGACCTC
Above is a genomic segment from Phycisphaeraceae bacterium containing:
- a CDS encoding glycosyltransferase family 2 protein yields the protein MKLAVVIPVYNERDTVAALVARVQEVLPPYEPQRIQSDPDAPAIRTRIQRMIVLVDDASVDGTSNIIDTLGEQKDVHVRRHTRNQGKGAALRTGFIAALELGADVAIVQDADLEYDPAEHEIVLAPILQGKADAVIGSRFIGGTHRVLYYWHAVGNRVITTFSNMLTNLNLTDVECCFKAFSRDVLTLLDTQENRFGIEPEFVAKLARMRLPTALQDDLPDTPQVVRDAKSLQTRHARIFEVPVSYAGRTYAEGKKITWRDGFRAMWCIVKYNMFR
- a CDS encoding HlyC/CorC family transporter encodes the protein MTLNSPYTIWLAIVCVIAGSVLAMLQLSVREVVRSTLEARAQVRNKPHKTKLIGKILDTTDEHSAALGLPRVLMNLFATILFVGWVWHMRGVAAPGWTELLLGLLLSSFFVWVLGTVIPIAVAEHAAEVVVYSFSPLIRACAIVFWPLTHVSAILNEIVRRLAGRHEADEQELRDAEVLSVLEDGERDGAYDEDERDMIEAVLEFKATTVESIMTPRTEIEAIELTDDLGEITRIAREKHHSRIPVYEGDLDHIVGIFYVKDLLHWLADAGPLGRHSGSPSHPFALKDILRPAVFVPETKTIRELLAELLASRVHIAMIADEYGGTSGLVTIEDIIEEIFGEIQDEYEEPEPDEMYVDVDLSRGVAEIDAREEVDDANDELEPLGVALPESDDYDTVGGFVMTTLGRIPAVGESFQFEKLHITIIEAEPTRVGRVRIELKEPEQAVAAK
- a CDS encoding glycosyltransferase family 39 protein, whose amino-acid sequence is MTDVDHTQAISRAVRTIVLIAVVACLARLIYLAFLCPYTLIEDEAHYWEWSRRLDWSYYSKGPGIAVLIRASTEFFHLFGMEKTELAVRAPAAIFGSVLVIAVGLLALRTTRNAHAGIIAAVLVLFTPAFQASALLMTIDGPFLACWALALLFAWMSLCEKGRWSWIGLGAAIGFGTLIKHTMLLILPGLALFALFALLRKRNRNTRTFDLAPTWQRWAASCVTVVLVSFAPMVIWNAQHDWDTLRHLLGHLGSVGESLGGDIHTTSRSSAPKTAYSPMWTLELVGMQVALLGGVFIVAVYGAFTFLRRRNLLSDTLAKTGCWFLLLAGLPVFVLYLGVTFVTRAEGNWPIAGWISLIAIGAWGVADAKRKLAQRISANASSHGRMKQWKPEFHRHAAYAITIVVGIVSGIGMLRLDLIAKLPGMAWIPLGRAMNADVYAKEVQQALDELRTETGQEPFFLAQHYGRASQMAFYLPSQPTVYCASSKMAGRRTQYDLWDETNLDNPDVIERLLGRPAIVLGGSPETQEQYEYAFEIVVPIEQFKGEHKKGRTPFKAYGFHGFR
- a CDS encoding Nif3-like dinuclear metal center hexameric protein is translated as MTESDHPRTVQDLASAIESFAPLSLAADWDNVGVIIGSARRALDGPVLMTIDLTERVLAEAVKARASCIIAYHPPIFHATKRLTDEEPRQRIVLRAIQAGLTVYSPHSALDAAPGGMTDWLCEGVSGSDEQGRIMGDVRALEPYGEAPETQQVKVITFVPQSEADQVRAALASAGAGIIGKYTVCSFNTTGMGTFLAGDGANPTVGEVGNLETVPEVKIEMVCSRAALPVALEILRQFHPYEEPPIDIVELLPRPTRSTGHGRRITLDQPATLAEVAVRLKRFLGVSMVKVACANPDDREGTKTRVNRIGVCPGAGADLVGDALREKCELFVTGEMRYHEVIDCLNKGMSVMLAGHTNTERGYLVRLADRLAAMLPDVPFRVAKSDITPVVPH
- a CDS encoding LptF/LptG family permease, translating into MTSSATLQSKPRSGWRIPWTLWRQLFIELGRATLITSLVLVAIVAFAITAKFFADGKLGPVDTVKFMLLASVPMLQYALPFAAGFAATMVYYRMSQDNEVLACYAGGMSRRMILVPALVTGAALMIVLTVLIQSIIPRFLLTMERMAQSQVASVIQNAVEQGEGIEFGKLRLYADQVRRLPTGSGEDDPDVRLQLFGVVALVLNSEGNVRTDVSARAAVVEIDTDQEDSSGRQGSVVAFSLDDAMVYRDNFFGLKPAQLDRVVEFIPVASTDDPKFLTYTELNHLRDQPDKMNFIRQRSRDLAYHLGWREVEMQIADDLKKTGQAVLKASSEGFRSQTTTVTIHAQRIQWDQEHMRYRIIPPRGESEIGIERVDGDESPIKMLTKNAWLEADFGNADVNQRNMTLKLGLDDYQVTEDAGLPGARMLQLVIDGLRPKEDPVPGLLDSTAFELIAKADPRINADPPDSFLIPPTKELKRRITDLNREIFSKQHERIAYAAACLVMVLAGAALALRLKEKLPLVVYLWSFFPAVIAVVTISAGQQMTHQTGTAGLLLLWGGVAGLLAYTIGSLLTVRAQ
- the ybeY gene encoding rRNA maturation RNase YbeY, whose protein sequence is MDEPPSTTEPPSEPAEPRPSGRHTGAAANAHKGSPSGAAIELADPHGLLDAAQREELSRMCACALEVLNTTGSVRAKLVADTEMAAAHEQYSNVPGTTDVLTFDMSENDNGACDLDVDLLICVDEACRQVAQRGHPVTHELTLYIVHGVLHCLGFDDHTDEDARAIHAEEDRVLSAIGIGRVYSGEREGAGA